The Brassica oleracea var. oleracea cultivar TO1000 chromosome C7, BOL, whole genome shotgun sequence sequence TGGATATTAGCTCATTCCTGACATTGTTATCCGAACAGAACCAAAAACTGAATAACTGAACCAAATTTCATAAATATCCGAGCTTCATACCGCTGGTAAAAGACCACATTCAGTTTTGCCGGACCGATATAATATTCTATTTGGTTTATAAAACCCATTCTACATCAAAATAGTAAATTGGGTTTGAGGTTTATGAATAGGGATCTAAGTGTTTGCTTCAATCAAGTTTTTATCTAGTTTTTCTTGTCTAATTCGCTGGTTATTCACTACAAAATTGTACCGAGATTCCAAAATAGTACAAGACACTAAAAGATTATTCAAGAAAGACTTTTGTGCAGAGAAAGGTTCCCAAAAAATACCTGCCATTTGGCAGTACCCAAAGCTGCTTGAAGTTCCTTAAAGATGTCATCTTTCTTCCCTCTAATCCACAATCTATAAGCAGACTCCATTCTGAATAAAGGAAAAATCAAAATTAACTATTTATAAGCAAAAGATAATCTGACTCCATAATAACATAAAACATATACATACATATCTGCAGACTTTTGTACTTCTTCAGCTGCAGAGAAGAAAACATCCTTTTGCCATAAATCGAAGCTGTTAACTACCATCATCGTCGTCATAAAGAAGAAGGTACGAGCAAGATAATCAAAAAAAAAAGAAGTTTTTCTCGGATATGATCCGCAGTGTATCCAAACAGAATCTCCTCTCTTCTTCTTCTCTAAAATCCCCTCCTCTCTTCTTCTTTCCTCTTTCTAAAATCTTTTAGTTTTTCGATTTCTTTCTAATTTTAATTGAAACAATAAAGAGCTGTATATTTTACGACACCCCAACTTGTGTCTAATTATAGAAACGTGGCTTGTTATTATATGTAGCTGTTAAAAACTTAAAATGCTCTGTGGTGCAGACGATTACAGCTCTTGCGTTAGGAGCAAAGAAAACGACAAGGATGTAAACCTGGAAGTAGGCCCCAACCATTTGCTGCCACCAGCACCCACTTCAATTTTCATTCTTCTTTTTTTTTTTCAATAAGTATTAATTTACTTTATAAAATTCTCAATTTTATGCCGACAAAAATTGATAATAATGTATAATTATTATAGGAGTCAAATGCTGATGAGTCGAATGGCATTGAGAAATGATTGAGACATTAAGGTAGCATGCGTGAAAGCCTACGATAACAATTTCACATCATTAATTTTGTGGTCAAGAACATCTATGTAATGTAATCATCTTTAAAAATCTATATGTATATAACACATTTTAAATTTTTGTAAGGCTGCAGCATGCATATTGTATTTTAGTTTGTAGATTTTTAGCTAACTATATTTTAAAAATAACATAATAAATTCGACTATATCTCATGTATATTAATTAAGGATCATTTTTGTAATCTTAAGTTTGCAATAATTAAAAAAATCATGTTTAGGTGTCAATTAATTAAGATGACAATTTAGCTTAGGTGGCAACTTAAGAATCAATTGAAAAAAATGTTGTTTCAAATCCAATTATTAGGGAACATTATATTATCCCAAAATATAAGAAACGTGTATTCTTTTCTTAAATAAAAACTACAAAATTACCTAATATGATTAACATATATATAGCAATTAATGACTATGAATAATAAAGATTTGATAACAATTTTTTCATCCTTTTTCATTTTTCTAAATTTTATATTATTAAAAAAATAAACAATCACATTAACCATATAATAAAAAATTATATTTTTTCTTATATGTAATATTTTGAATTTTTTTAAATGAATTTAAATTACAAAAATGAGAAAACCTTATATGTTATATTTAAAATTTTTTAAAACGACTTTAAATTACAAAAAAAAACCTTATATGTTATATTTTTCTTATATGTTAGATTTTTTCTTATATGTTATATTTTAAATTTTTTAAATGACTTTAAATTACAAAAATGTAAGTTTTCCTTAAGCATACGACTAAAAACATTAAAATGACATGTATTAGTTTGATGGTTGATCTGAAACTTTTCAAAACTATATTGAAGATAAATGTCAAAATAATTCAATTGTGGAAACAGTATTGTTCACTTTTTTCAAAAATGTATAGTGGAAAAAATAAAATTTTTGTGTCATAATTTGTTTAATGTCCACTCCGATCAATCTATGATATATTAATTATAGTTTAGTTCCATCTGATCCATCGGAAAGAAATTATATAATAACAAAAAAAAACATTGTATATGTATAAATAAAATGATCAAATATATTAAAAAATTATCGATAATATATACAAATAAATTCATCATGCCAGACGCAAACCTTATCCTAGTTTCCTTTTATTCTACATGAGTAGGGATATTGCCATATACCACAGTAGCCTGTGATCACAATTCAAGAACATCTATGTAATGCCCTTTTCCAAAAAAAAGGAAGAAGAACATATATGTACACTAATGATTTTTAAAAAATCTATATCTTGGCCAGATTATTTCAATTTTGTAAGGCTGCACTCTGCAGCATGCATACTACTATTATTTTTAATGTGTTGATTCTTTTTTAGTTAATTGGATGTCATGACACACGTTTATAAATTAACATAAGCAGTAAAATTCGATTATATTTTTTATTTATTTTACAAGAGTGCATGGTATTGTCAACACAATGAAAATCTTCGGAAAATAAAGTTGTTTTTATTATTAGAAGATCTATAAAATCATTTTAAATCTAGCAGTCAAAATATAGAAAATCATCAAAAATAGAAAATATTTTATATACATTATTATCTTAGAAATGAAATTTAGATTATTTTAATATATTGTTTTCATTTTAGTTTAAAAATTATGTTAATTATGTTTTAATATATATATTATATGAAAACATAATTAGCATATATATTTTTTAGACTAATATGAAAACAATATAAATATATTAGGCGATTCCGCGACTAGGGTTCCGCGACTAGGGCGATAGAGAACGGAATGGAGGCGATTAGAGAATGGAATGGAGGCGATTAGGCGATTCCGCGACTAGGGTTCCGCAGCCCTATTGCGCCGTCGTCTCCGTTGGTGCAGCCTCACGCTCATCGACGAGAAGTCTCTGTTTCTTAATCTCTGGTCTTTTCTTCCCTCTTTCATATCGTCATTTTAGGTTCTCATGGATTCGTTGGATTTGGTGATCCCGGCGGCTCAAAACCCTTGGAAATCTCCAGTGGTGGGTAGTTCGCGACCGGTGTTCGAGGTGTCTAATGGTGTAGCGGCGATTGACATTCCGGAAGATATCTATACAAGCTCTGATCCTCTATGGAAGAATTACGTTGTGGGATACTTTATTGGGGATGCGCCACATGTTGGGAGTATCCATGCTACTGTGAATCGTATCTGGACGAGTCCAGGTGTGAAGGTGAAAATCGATGTTCAGTTCATAAGCAAGACTTCAGTTTTGTTTCGAATTGAAAATGAGGCTCTGCAGCATAAGGTATTGAGAAGGAGGTACTGGCACGTGACTGATGTGCCTCTAGTTATCAATCTATGGACTCCAGAGACAGCAGCATTTCCTCCGGATTTGTCTGCAATGCCACTGTGGATTGATTTAAAGTCTGTGCCAAATTACATGTTCTCCCATAAGGGTTTGAAGTGCTTATCGTCTCCTGTGGGCAAGTTTGTTAGACTGCATCCGTCTACAGAACGTTGTACTCGATTGGATGTAGCGCGAGTACTGTTGGAAGTTAATCTCCACGAACTGTTTTTCTTTGTCCCATTCTATCTGTTGGGGCTGAGATTTTGACCAGGGCAGACTCAAATTTTTTTAACTGGGATCATACAATAAATACATGTATCTTATAGATATACATTAATTAAAAATATAATTGGAAGGGTGTCAGTGGGGAATCGGAACTGGGTTTTGAAGGGTCATTAGGAGCAAACAAACTACCGTTAACTTTTAAGCAAATCATATACAATTTATATTTTAGTACTTATTTTACGGCATCTCCAAAAGACATTCTATAACTTCAAATATGAAGTTTTTTGCTCTAAAAAAAAAATTTAAAACTTCAAATTTGAAGTTTTGAGGAATGAAACTCTATATTTGAAGTTTCACTACTCAAAACTTCAAATTTGAAGTTTTATATTTTAATTTTCATTTTGGTTCCTACAATCACACATCACCTTTATGTTTCATAAATATTTTCTCGTTCATTTTTTTAATCCTTAAAAAATTATTTTTTACAAAATTTAAATTTTACACATAAAATTAAATAAAACTTTAAAATAAGATTTAAAATATTTTAAACTAGTTTAGACAACAATACTATACAAAATAAACTTAACAAAAAATATTTTTAAAAATTACATGAAGACATGACTATTACACAAATTTAAATATTACAACAACACTAATAGTCATGTAAGTTTGATCCGAAACCTTCAAAATTTTCAAATATTGTCCAATTTTGTTTTTGTAACTGAAGATGGTTGTTGTCGTTGTTTATGAAGTCTTTTTCGTACAATTCTTTCTTGTGCATATCAAATATATTCACGAGTATTAATATCATCGAAAAGAAATTAATCTTTTAGCAATATTTTATGTTTCTCTTTTACTTTCTTGTTCTGATCTAAAGTATTTACAAGTATCAATCAATATCACTCGATTTCAATAAATTTTAGCTCGTAATCTACAAAATAAAAATGAAGAGAACCATTTTTACTTCGAAATGCACTAATAGATCGATCATATATGCATTACGAAAATCATTTTATGAAATAATATGGTGTTTTGTTTGAATATTAATTAAGTTATTTTTATTTAAATTTTTATATTTTAATAGGATATTTTATTAATTAATATTGTTGTAATATGTTTATAAATGTGCTAGTTATTTACAAAAGTTTTATGAATTCAAATTAGTTATGACAAATATAAGTACCATATTATAAAATACAAATAATTTTGAACTTGAGTTTGAAGTTTTGCTTTTTGATAAGAACAGTTTTAAACTTCAAATATAGAGTTTTGGAAACTTCAAATAGAGTTTATTTTTGGAAATGCTGTCAAGTGACCCCACTAAGTTGTCAGCGGGATCCGCCCCTGATTTTGACCCAAACCGAACCAGCTGAACCAAAATTCAAATTTAATTACGAGTTTAGTTCAATTTGGGTGGGGTTATCTAGAAAAAACTAGTAATTGATTTGGTTTTGTTCGGCAGCTGTTAAATTGATTTTCTTTTTAAATTGTTACTATACACTCTCGATCTTAACCAAATTTTTGAATCAAATTAATCAAATTTAACCAAAATCCAAATTTGTAATCAAGATTAAATCAAAGCCCAAATTTTTGGTCAACTATGGCAGAATTTTCATCAACAAACAAACCGGATTTTTGTTCGATATACAGTTCTAACATATTTTTTTGCTAACCGAAAACCAAATAACCCGAGCCACGTACTACTTGCGCTAACCCCTTAGGATGAGCCACGACAAAGGTTTGAATGATTGGGTATATTATTATGAACCCACATGAGACAGAAAAGAAGACAACATAAGCAATTATCTCATTTGTTGATCAAAAAAAAAAAAAAAAAAAAAAACAATTATCTCATTTATAATATATATATTACACAAAAGGGAGACTTGTCGGTTCTCAAGAATGGATAAAATAGTTAATGATTTAAGTTCAAGCTCTGGGAGAAAATTAAAGTCACCTAAAACACCCCCAATCTTTACAAATCAGAGAATAATAAGGTGACAGGCAAAATCTACAACCTCCTCTCTGTTTGTTTTTTTCTTCTCTATCTTCTTTTAACTGACAAACCTCTGTGTTATTTACTTTTTCTTAGTAGGTATTATGGATTAAGTAAGATCAGAGGTAATGAGTTTGTTGAAACGGCGCAGACACAGCCATCCATGGGCGGTCCAACATGTTCGGTTGCATTGATGATCCCATGGTGAACCCTGTTGTTGACTGTGGTGGAGGTCCCACGCTTGTGTGTTGCTGCACTGGACTGCTCACAACAACAAAGAAGTTTCTGTTAACACATTAATGAATTCAGTAGAAAAAACATTGAATCATTCTCACCTGAAGGACAGAGATAGAGGACATGATTCAACAGGTGCGTGGACGCGGTTTTCATCAGGGGAGAGCAGAGACCAGAAAACTGTAAATGTTCAAAAAAAAAAAAACAATTCAATAAAGAGAAACATAACCAAACACATATGCTTAAGTTTAATCAAAGGCTCAAGTTTTATCACCTGATGGTTCACGATCATTGTTAACCATAGGGCAAAAGAGAAAGTTCTGCAAAAAAAAAAGGAGAGTATTGGATTCATTACAACAACTCAATGAGAAGCTCATTACAACTTCATGGTGTCTAAAAGATTACCTCACTCATGTCCTGAGATGCATTGCAGACCATTTCTGCAGCAAAAAAAAAAGGATTGTTGCAATGTCAATATGTGTAATCATATGACCATATGCATCTACTCTACATAAGGGAATGATACTTACCTAGTTTAGGAGCACTTGGTTTTACAGCCAGGGTCAAGCCGAGAAAACATTCATCTTGTTTTGTGTTGAAGTCCCAGAGGTTAAGCTCAAGGTTAGGCATCTCCGCTGCTGAATACAACAAAGTTAATATCTGCTGTGAAAGCAGAAATAAAGAAAAAACGCTCACCCATGGTGTTAAGCCTCAACTCAAGGTCATGTAGAGGATAAGAAGCCTGCGTAGCCATCTATTGGTGGTGTCTTATATTATCAATACAGAGAGTGTGTGTGAAACAGATTCAAAAGAAGAAAGAGGATAAGTCAGATTACATTGAAGAAGGGATGGTTTAGCGCCTCATCAGCAGTGGGTCGTTTCAATGGATCCCATGAGCAAAGTCTCTGTTGATTCAATATAAGAACCAATATATACTAACTTTCAAAGAAGAGTGAACACAAGGACTCACAGTGATCAAATCAATAGCTTCAGGGGAAGCATTGGGGAGTAGATCAGCAATCCTTGTTTGAGGAAACTGTTCATAAAGAAATTCAGAGATCAGATTGAATATCTTATAAGCAACTTCATTAAGGTATCTTACCTCTGTGTGGCTAATGCTCATGATCCGAGATATGCTTTTTGCTTCAGGAAATGTGGTCCAGTCAGGCTTGCCAAGAACAGAGCAAATCTTGTATAGTTGATCTATCTCACTGCTCATAAGAAAATCATTATATTAGTGTAAATAGTATTACGCAAAACTTGACCAAAGAAGCTTTAAATGCAGTAACAGATTTCATTGTTCAGAGATTCAGTTTAGCATTTGGTAAAAGAACAAATAATTCACCTTTCACCAGGAAATAAGGGAGAAATAGCGAAAAGCTCAGCTAATATTGCCCCCACTGCCCACATGTCTGCAGTTATTTTAAATGTTAAACTATATTGTAAAGTGATGAAGCAGAAAAAGATTTTTGAGAAAGTACCAACTGCAGGAGTGTATGAGGAAGACTGTAGTAAAACTTCTGGAGCTCGATACCTGTTTCAAATAAGAGAGCCAGTTAAAAGCTAGCTAATAAAACAATATCAAATGAACCATTAACTTACCAACGTGTAGACACATATTCAGTATAAGGAGGCATAGATGCAACTTCTCTAGCCAGTCCAAAGTCAGCAATTTTCAGGATGTTGTTGGTCACCAGCAAATTCTCTTCCAAAACCAAAAAAAAAAAAAACGGAATACAAATTGTTAAAAGACACTCAAAGAAAGAGAAGCAAGCATATGACAAAACATACATACCTGGTTTCAGGTCTCTATGGAAGTAACCATTTTTATGCATGTGTGAGAGGCCTTGAAGCATCTGAGACATGAAACTTCTTATCTCTCCCTCAGAGAAAGGTCTTTGTTCCCTTTCTTTCATTATTTGGTATAGATTGTGATCCTAAATTAAGGAGAATATATTAATTAAAACATGTTACAAAGGACGAAAAGAAAGGGAAGATCATCTCTCTTTCTCTACTACCATGCACTCAAAGATGAAGAAAAGCTCGTTATGTTCCCTCGCAATCTCCTTCAACTTTATGATGTGAGGATGGTTTAGCTTACGAAGAGCCTGCAGAGTCACAAAAAAATCACATCATCAAACTCTGAACACACAAAAGTGAACTGCTTGAAGAATCGATACAAGTACAATACCTTTACTTCTCGCAGATTCATGCACTCTTCCCAATAATAAAACTTTCGCTTCATCTTCTTAACAGCAACCTATAAAGTTAAGGTTATAAAATTGGATGAGTGGAAAAAAAAAAAAAAACTTATTTTCATCATGAAACTTACAACTTCATATGTTTCAAGATTGACAGCCTTATATACACTGCCACATGTACCATCACCAAGCTCTTCCAGAAACTTATATCTGCACACACAAACAGAATCTTGTCTGTTTCTATAGCATTAAGTCCAAACCAATATGTGCAAGGAAGAATAAGAAAAAAAAAGAAAGCAAACCTTTCCATTATTATAAAAGAATGGTCAATAGATCTCTGATGATAAACTCCACCTTTGATAGGTGTGTTGTTGTGTCTATTGTTTTAAGACTGGTTTGCATAAACTGGTTGATTCTTGTTGACTGTAGCATGAAGTAAAGAGGAACCAACAGCTTCTCATGTTTGGAGTGATTAGTTGTAAAAGTTAGAAACATAGTTCAAAAGAAGCAGCTTTTCTACAAGCTGCAGCAATCACCAACCTTCTTCATCCAAAGGAAGGAAGATTAACTCAGGTAAACAACAAAGTTATCTGCAAAACAAAGGAGAAATTTTGATATTAACAACAAATGTTTTATCTTTAATATATTAATCAAGTAAAAATTTGGTTTTTATTTTCATATTTTTGTGAAAGAAAATAATCAGATAAGGATGCTTAAATCCAGATCGGGTTTTAGAATCTGGAGAAACTATTTTTTAAAAATCAATTCATTCATGAATATGAACAAATTCTTTAAAAGGCATATATTCTCAAAACAGTATTTATTTCGTGAAAAAAACAATCATAAGGATTTACACCGGAAAGAAAAGT is a genomic window containing:
- the LOC106306831 gene encoding serine/threonine-protein kinase MHK isoform X1 is translated as MERYKFLEELGDGTCGSVYKAVNLETYEVVAVKKMKRKFYYWEECMNLREVKALRKLNHPHIIKLKEIAREHNELFFIFECMDHNLYQIMKEREQRPFSEGEIRSFMSQMLQGLSHMHKNGYFHRDLKPENLLVTNNILKIADFGLAREVASMPPYTEYVSTRWYRAPEVLLQSSSYTPAVDMWAVGAILAELFAISPLFPGESEIDQLYKICSVLGKPDWTTFPEAKSISRIMSISHTEFPQTRIADLLPNASPEAIDLITRLCSWDPLKRPTADEALNHPFFNMATQASYPLHDLELRLNTMAAEMPNLELNLWDFNTKQDECFLGLTLAVKPSAPKLEMVCNASQDMSENFLFCPMVNNDREPSVFWSLLSPDENRVHAPVESCPLSLSFSPVQQHTSVGPPPQSTTGFTMGSSMQPNMLDRPWMAVSAPFQQTHYL
- the LOC106306831 gene encoding serine/threonine-protein kinase MHK isoform X2; its protein translation is MERYKFLEELGDGTCGSVYKAVNLETYEVVAVKKMKRKFYYWEECMNLREVKALRKLNHPHIIKLKEIAREHNELFFIFECMDHNLYQIMKEREQRPFSEGEIRSFMSQMLQGLSHMHKNGYFHRDLKPENLLVTNNILKIADFGLAREVASMPPYTEYVSTRWYRAPEVLLQSSSYTPAVDMWAVGAILAELFAISPLFPGESEIDQLYKICSVLGKPDWTTFPEAKSISRIMSISHTEFPQTRIADLLPNASPEAIDLITRLCSWDPLKRPTADEALNHPFFNMATQASYPLHDLELRLNTMAEMPNLELNLWDFNTKQDECFLGLTLAVKPSAPKLEMVCNASQDMSENFLFCPMVNNDREPSVFWSLLSPDENRVHAPVESCPLSLSFSPVQQHTSVGPPPQSTTGFTMGSSMQPNMLDRPWMAVSAPFQQTHYL